Proteins encoded by one window of Massilia sp. NR 4-1:
- the prmB gene encoding 50S ribosomal protein L3 N(5)-glutamine methyltransferase, whose amino-acid sequence MNTTLFTTPRDLLRYATTRFNAAKLFFGHGSAEAFDEAAYLILHTLKLPLDKLEPFLDARLLPEEIAQVLAVIERRATDRIPAAYITNEAWLGTYNFYVDERTIVPRSFIAELIPHYFAPWVNEPENVANVLELCTGSGCLAIMLADAFPDAKVDAVDISPDALEVARRNVATYKLEERLTLIQSDLYQNVPDKKYDLIITNPPYVNSGSMSRLPQEYLHEPQIALDGGADGMDLVRKIVAGAAERLSDDGLLIVEIGNEKEFAEAAFGHLGLTWLTTSQGDDMVFLLTADQLKI is encoded by the coding sequence ATGAACACCACTCTTTTCACCACGCCGCGCGACCTGCTGCGCTACGCCACCACCCGCTTCAACGCCGCCAAGCTGTTCTTCGGCCACGGCAGCGCCGAAGCCTTCGACGAAGCGGCCTACCTGATCCTGCACACGCTCAAGCTGCCGCTGGACAAGCTGGAACCCTTCCTCGACGCGCGCCTGCTGCCCGAGGAAATCGCCCAAGTGCTGGCCGTGATCGAGCGCCGCGCCACCGACCGCATTCCGGCCGCCTACATCACCAACGAGGCCTGGCTCGGCACCTACAACTTCTACGTGGACGAGCGCACCATCGTGCCGCGCTCCTTCATCGCCGAGCTGATTCCGCACTACTTCGCGCCCTGGGTCAACGAGCCTGAGAACGTGGCCAATGTGCTGGAACTGTGCACGGGTTCCGGCTGCCTGGCCATCATGCTGGCCGACGCCTTCCCGGACGCGAAAGTCGATGCAGTCGATATCTCGCCGGACGCCCTGGAAGTGGCACGCCGCAACGTGGCAACCTACAAGCTCGAAGAGCGCCTGACGCTGATCCAGTCCGACCTGTATCAGAACGTGCCGGACAAGAAGTACGATCTGATCATCACCAACCCGCCGTATGTGAATTCCGGTTCCATGTCGCGCCTGCCGCAGGAGTATCTGCACGAACCGCAGATCGCCCTGGACGGCGGCGCCGACGGCATGGACCTGGTGCGCAAGATCGTGGCCGGCGCCGCCGAGCGCCTCTCCGATGACGGTTTGCTGATTGTCGAAATCGGCAATGAAAAAGAATTTGCGGAAGCGGCCTTCGGCCATCTGGGCCTGACCTGGCTCACCACCAGCCAGGGCGACGATATGGTCTTCCTGCTGACCGCGGACCAACTGAAGATTTAA
- a CDS encoding HDOD domain-containing protein, with amino-acid sequence MYQWLRRLLSGSAAASAAAASPAAPAHATAPAASHPPAAAPPAADIAPPPPSPIAAVLETGVPSFDQKDAVNSAYCRWLFAAYGKDELDTNQAEERVLATLFKMSRQHSAADMMRRMPGLIPQVLQSLRSEQFAGAEIAKKISSDVVLVAAVIRLANHAIHHSGQGISSVEHAIMVIGQEGLRQLITTVAFRPIINLNSGYYTKLLAPRIWEQSERCAVAARMLAPPEGIEPFDAFLTGLVQNAGLLATLRVMDQIGGESRALGSALFCARLQGATRQIAAGVAQEWHFPPSVAEAILEQELMRRGSAISPLGRVLARADYLSKARIMAEQGQIAEDDPSLFDGLPPEAQRCYASLHAIPEADT; translated from the coding sequence ATGTACCAGTGGCTCAGACGTCTGCTATCCGGTTCGGCCGCGGCCAGCGCAGCCGCCGCATCTCCCGCTGCCCCCGCGCATGCGACTGCGCCCGCCGCGTCGCATCCGCCGGCCGCGGCGCCGCCGGCCGCCGACATCGCGCCGCCACCGCCCTCCCCTATCGCCGCCGTGCTGGAAACCGGTGTGCCCTCCTTCGACCAAAAAGACGCCGTCAACAGCGCCTATTGCCGCTGGCTGTTCGCCGCCTATGGCAAGGATGAACTGGACACCAACCAGGCCGAGGAACGCGTGCTGGCCACCCTGTTCAAGATGTCGCGCCAGCACAGCGCCGCCGACATGATGCGGCGTATGCCGGGGCTGATCCCGCAAGTGCTGCAAAGCCTGCGCAGCGAGCAGTTCGCCGGGGCCGAAATCGCGAAAAAGATCTCCAGCGACGTGGTCCTGGTGGCGGCCGTGATCCGCCTCGCCAACCACGCCATCCACCACTCGGGACAAGGCATCAGCAGCGTGGAACACGCCATCATGGTGATCGGCCAGGAAGGCTTGCGCCAGCTGATCACCACGGTCGCCTTCCGTCCCATCATCAACCTGAATTCCGGCTACTACACCAAGCTGCTGGCGCCGCGCATCTGGGAACAGTCGGAACGCTGCGCCGTGGCCGCGCGCATGCTGGCGCCGCCGGAAGGCATCGAACCTTTCGACGCCTTCCTCACCGGCCTGGTGCAGAACGCCGGCCTGCTGGCCACCCTGCGCGTGATGGACCAGATCGGCGGCGAGAGCCGCGCCCTGGGCAGCGCCCTGTTCTGCGCCCGCCTGCAGGGCGCCACGCGCCAGATCGCAGCGGGCGTGGCGCAGGAATGGCATTTCCCGCCCAGCGTGGCCGAAGCGATCCTGGAACAGGAGCTGATGCGCCGCGGTTCGGCCATCTCGCCGCTGGGCCGGGTGCTGGCGCGCGCCGATTACCTGAGCAAGGCCCGCATCATGGCCGAACAAGGCCAGATCGCCGAGGACGATCCCAGCCTGTTCGACGGCCTGCCGCCCGAGGCGCAGCGCTGCTACGCCAGCCTGCACGCCATTCCCGAAGCCGATACCTGA
- a CDS encoding ATP-binding cassette domain-containing protein has product MIRLINVSLMRGIKPLLEQADLTLNPGDKIGLIGANGAGKSSLFAMLRNELHPDQGDIDFPAKWRMAYVAQETPPLERAALDYAIDGDVNLRKLQAELARLEGLPDSHDNGIAIGEVYSALADADAYTVQSRGEQLLLGLGFSLDQMQQPVASFSGGWRMRLNLAQALMCPSDLLLLDEPTNHLDLDAIIWLEDWLKRYAGTLIIISHDRDFLDEIVNVVVHIDERKLKRYSGNYSGFERQRAAQMTLAAGMIEKQQRKKAHLESFIERFKAKASKARQAQSRMKALAKMEELAPLRAAAEFSFEFREPLSAPNPLLVMEDVNAGYRSENQDTGAVSEKTIVHGINFSLQIGQRIGLLGVNGAGKSTLIKTIAGELQPLTGESTVGKGLTIGYFAQHQVEMLRHDESPLWHLAKIAPTTREQELRNFLGGFNFPGTMVTSPIAPFSGGEKARLALALIVWQRPNLLLLDEPTNHLDLETREALTEALAQFEGTLVVVSHDRHLLRATTDQFIIVADGKLQPFDGDLDDYKDWLLQTKMGKGTDVLPAAGKANKTDFPTTSPIAPPPAPGVDKREQKRLEAEQRQRLSAQRKPLENKLKKVEEQMAKRNAQKADVDGQLADSTIYDAANKAKLKTLLADQAFYTKDLEQLEGQWLELQEQLEALAA; this is encoded by the coding sequence ATGATTCGTTTGATAAACGTCAGCCTGATGCGCGGCATCAAGCCGCTGCTCGAACAGGCTGACCTGACGCTGAACCCCGGCGATAAAATCGGCCTGATCGGCGCCAACGGCGCCGGCAAATCCAGCCTGTTCGCCATGCTGCGCAATGAGCTGCATCCCGACCAGGGCGATATCGACTTCCCCGCCAAATGGCGCATGGCCTACGTGGCGCAGGAAACGCCGCCGCTGGAACGCGCGGCCCTGGACTACGCCATCGACGGCGACGTCAACCTGCGCAAGCTGCAGGCCGAACTGGCGCGCCTGGAAGGCCTGCCGGATTCGCACGACAACGGCATCGCCATCGGCGAAGTGTATAGCGCGCTGGCCGACGCCGACGCCTACACCGTGCAGTCGCGCGGCGAACAGCTGCTGCTCGGCCTGGGCTTCTCGCTGGACCAGATGCAGCAGCCGGTGGCCAGCTTCTCCGGCGGCTGGCGCATGCGCCTGAACCTGGCGCAGGCGCTGATGTGCCCTTCCGACCTGCTGCTGCTCGATGAACCGACCAACCACCTGGACCTGGACGCCATCATCTGGCTGGAAGACTGGCTGAAACGCTATGCCGGCACCCTGATCATCATCTCGCACGACCGCGACTTCCTCGACGAAATCGTCAACGTGGTGGTGCATATCGACGAGCGCAAGCTGAAACGCTATTCCGGCAACTACTCCGGTTTCGAGCGCCAGCGCGCCGCGCAAATGACGCTGGCCGCCGGCATGATCGAGAAGCAGCAGCGCAAGAAGGCCCACCTGGAATCCTTCATCGAGCGCTTCAAGGCCAAGGCTTCCAAAGCGCGCCAGGCGCAGAGCCGCATGAAGGCGCTGGCCAAGATGGAAGAGCTGGCGCCGCTGCGCGCCGCCGCCGAATTCTCCTTCGAGTTCCGCGAGCCGCTGAGCGCTCCCAATCCGCTGCTGGTGATGGAAGACGTCAACGCCGGCTACCGCAGCGAGAACCAGGACACCGGCGCCGTCAGCGAGAAGACCATTGTCCACGGCATCAACTTCTCGCTGCAGATCGGCCAGCGCATCGGCCTGCTGGGCGTGAACGGCGCCGGTAAATCCACGCTGATCAAGACCATCGCCGGCGAGCTGCAGCCGCTGACCGGCGAATCGACCGTCGGCAAGGGCCTGACCATCGGTTACTTCGCCCAGCACCAGGTGGAAATGCTGCGCCACGACGAATCGCCGCTGTGGCACCTGGCCAAGATCGCGCCGACCACGCGCGAGCAGGAGCTGCGCAACTTCCTGGGCGGCTTCAACTTCCCCGGCACCATGGTCACCAGCCCGATCGCCCCCTTCTCGGGCGGCGAAAAGGCACGCCTGGCCCTGGCCCTGATCGTGTGGCAGCGTCCCAACCTGCTGCTGCTGGACGAGCCGACCAACCACCTGGACCTGGAAACGCGCGAAGCGCTGACCGAGGCGCTGGCGCAGTTCGAAGGCACGCTGGTGGTGGTATCGCACGACCGCCACCTGCTGCGCGCCACCACCGACCAGTTCATCATCGTTGCCGACGGCAAGCTGCAACCCTTCGACGGCGATCTGGACGACTACAAGGACTGGCTGCTGCAGACCAAGATGGGGAAAGGCACCGACGTGCTGCCCGCCGCCGGCAAGGCCAACAAGACCGACTTCCCGACCACCTCGCCGATCGCGCCGCCGCCGGCGCCCGGCGTCGACAAGCGCGAGCAGAAGCGCCTGGAAGCCGAGCAGCGCCAGCGTCTTTCGGCCCAGCGCAAGCCGCTGGAAAACAAGCTGAAAAAAGTCGAGGAGCAGATGGCCAAGCGCAATGCGCAAAAAGCCGATGTCGACGGACAGCTGGCCGATTCCACCATCTACGACGCGGCCAACAAGGCCAAGCTGAAAACCCTGCTGGCCGACCAGGCTTTCTACACGAAAGACCTGGAACAGCTGGAAGGTCAATGGCTGGAGCTGCAGGAGCAGCTCGAAGCGCTGGCCGCCTGA
- a CDS encoding CaiB/BaiF CoA-transferase family protein has translation MEIQPPLAGIRVLDLTRLLPGPMATRHLAEMGAEVIKIEDPGPGDYARSMGAARCEVSQFFVALNHDKTFLRLDLKDAAQRQQLLALVQTADVLVESFRPGVMDRLGLGWETLKQRNPRLVMCAISGYGADGPYAALAGHDINYIGYAGMLEQNVGADGTPALPNLQVGDLLGGAQTALQGILAALVAVKMGGPGRFIDVSMTDAVFAHNLMPLVALNNGADAVPGRELLTGGVPCYNVYRTRDGRFMAVGALELKFWQACCAVLQRPDLAARHWQLGQQPGGADALAVKAELDTIFAGRSMAQWCEVFSASDCCVTPVLRASEAVQHPLFQARGMVRQREHPSEGRYLAAASPLKFRV, from the coding sequence ATGGAGATACAACCGCCGCTGGCCGGCATCCGCGTACTGGACCTGACCCGCCTCCTGCCTGGGCCGATGGCGACGCGCCATCTGGCCGAAATGGGGGCGGAGGTCATCAAGATCGAAGATCCCGGCCCCGGCGACTATGCGCGCAGCATGGGGGCCGCACGGTGCGAGGTGTCGCAATTTTTCGTCGCCCTCAACCACGACAAGACCTTTCTGCGCCTGGACCTGAAGGATGCGGCCCAGCGCCAGCAACTGCTCGCGCTGGTGCAGACGGCCGACGTGCTGGTGGAAAGCTTCCGCCCTGGCGTGATGGACCGGCTGGGGCTGGGCTGGGAGACACTCAAGCAGCGCAATCCGCGCCTGGTGATGTGCGCCATCTCGGGCTACGGCGCCGACGGCCCGTATGCGGCGCTGGCCGGCCACGACATCAACTACATCGGCTATGCCGGCATGCTGGAACAGAATGTGGGAGCGGACGGCACTCCTGCCCTGCCCAATCTGCAGGTGGGCGACCTGCTGGGCGGCGCGCAGACGGCGCTGCAGGGGATCCTGGCGGCCCTGGTGGCGGTGAAGATGGGCGGGCCGGGACGCTTTATCGACGTCTCCATGACGGACGCGGTCTTCGCCCACAACCTCATGCCGCTGGTCGCCCTCAACAATGGTGCCGACGCCGTGCCGGGACGCGAACTGCTGACCGGCGGCGTCCCCTGCTACAACGTCTACCGCACGCGCGACGGCCGCTTCATGGCGGTGGGCGCGCTGGAACTCAAGTTCTGGCAAGCCTGCTGCGCCGTGCTGCAACGGCCCGACCTTGCCGCGCGCCACTGGCAGCTGGGCCAGCAGCCCGGCGGCGCGGATGCCCTGGCTGTGAAAGCGGAGCTGGACACCATCTTCGCCGGCCGCAGCATGGCGCAATGGTGCGAGGTGTTCAGCGCCAGCGACTGCTGCGTCACGCCGGTGCTGCGTGCCAGCGAGGCCGTGCAGCACCCGCTGTTCCAGGCGCGCGGCATGGTGCGCCAGCGCGAACACCCGAGCGAAGGCCGCTATCTGGCAGCAGCCAGCCCGCTCAAGTTCCGCGTCTGA
- a CDS encoding chemotaxis protein CheW — MMQSSNTPVLGQPGLAPPPPDAGPRQYLTFRLGGLEYAIDYRKVRELRPFKTLERFAADGEIVKGVALSRGVIMPIVDMRVAFGPRPASENEIDVVILKLSSCIVGMVTDGVTDIVEMGSGQIAPLPDVGEEVDYLIGLGEAHGRKLIVLDIDKLMSLRQASLGSQTVAA, encoded by the coding sequence ATGATGCAATCGTCAAACACGCCAGTTTTGGGGCAGCCGGGCCTGGCCCCGCCGCCGCCCGACGCCGGGCCGCGGCAGTATCTGACCTTCCGCCTCGGCGGCCTGGAATATGCCATCGACTACCGCAAGGTGCGCGAACTGCGCCCCTTCAAAACCCTGGAACGCTTTGCCGCCGACGGGGAAATCGTGAAAGGCGTGGCGCTCTCGCGCGGCGTCATCATGCCCATCGTGGACATGCGCGTGGCCTTCGGCCCGCGTCCCGCCTCCGAGAACGAGATTGACGTGGTGATCCTCAAGCTCTCCAGCTGCATCGTGGGCATGGTCACGGATGGCGTGACCGATATCGTGGAAATGGGTAGCGGCCAGATCGCCCCCTTGCCCGATGTGGGCGAAGAGGTCGATTATCTGATTGGCCTGGGGGAGGCGCATGGCCGCAAGCTGATCGTGCTCGACATCGACAAGCTGATGTCGCTGCGCCAGGCCAGCCTGGGTTCGCAAACGGTGGCCGCCTGA